The Mycolicibacterium mageritense genome contains a region encoding:
- a CDS encoding AAA family ATPase, whose translation MARYVDAGSSRKLIDSFVDDWKPTCLLESGSMLFQDRAVWTPANLEELRQRLVVNPIVGAEQNFGQKLAQQLNTADDDVKWLAVELLAVYFLISRGAISPSLKRATLKAVAPEEQPDPPGWQRILDTMGEGIANPGVGYNINRDQQLGYLIDFCLRFKAVGDGQKQRELLDNPWQLRDFADDVTEGIAVREMRHILLHLLRPDDFERISSSTHKRNIVEAFAKEFLGDGAPEGLDEQLLMIRNRLVDLGVNPSGTGNVIDFYYAPLRTIWDSSAAQSEGSSDLDLFLHKKQMVLFGAPGTGKTYRTRQLADQVIRRAALKKWGAAKFFTDQDQLDERVAANIHWVQLHPGYGYEDFIRGLRLAKDGRTVFVEGLLPRLIAKMATVPEPERLPVVLVLDEINRCDVSRLFGEAFSLLENRGSSVLLPGIDEDAEPVKLALPEDLYVIGTMNLIDQSVEELDFALRRRFFWRPVTFDSTAILTVNEQRWSNQLPKKWGWDRAAEDMAKLARHAELLNKAISASPHLGPQYELGQSYFFDTAFFVKNWLAGRKSLTGGVLWTKAGVPRPPLTDLWRYSLEPLVMQYLAGLDIDVATAECERLKAVLLTGKEA comes from the coding sequence ATGGCACGGTACGTAGACGCGGGATCCTCCCGCAAGCTGATTGATTCATTTGTCGACGACTGGAAACCAACCTGCCTGCTCGAGTCAGGTTCCATGCTCTTCCAGGACCGCGCAGTGTGGACGCCGGCGAATCTCGAAGAACTCCGGCAGCGGTTGGTTGTCAACCCGATTGTTGGTGCCGAGCAGAACTTTGGGCAGAAGCTGGCTCAGCAACTCAACACCGCTGATGACGACGTGAAGTGGCTGGCGGTTGAACTTCTCGCCGTCTACTTCCTCATCTCACGGGGCGCGATCAGCCCTTCGCTGAAAAGGGCGACGCTCAAAGCGGTTGCGCCCGAGGAGCAGCCCGATCCCCCCGGATGGCAGCGCATTCTCGACACGATGGGTGAAGGGATTGCCAATCCTGGTGTCGGGTACAACATCAACCGAGATCAGCAGCTCGGATACCTCATCGACTTCTGCCTGCGGTTCAAGGCTGTCGGCGATGGCCAGAAGCAGCGTGAACTGCTCGACAACCCGTGGCAGCTCCGTGACTTCGCCGACGATGTCACTGAGGGCATCGCGGTACGCGAGATGCGTCATATCCTGCTGCACTTACTACGACCCGACGATTTTGAACGGATCTCGAGCAGTACCCACAAGCGAAACATCGTCGAGGCGTTCGCTAAAGAGTTCCTAGGCGACGGGGCACCCGAGGGCCTAGATGAGCAACTCCTGATGATCCGCAATCGGTTGGTTGATCTGGGAGTGAACCCCTCGGGCACCGGCAATGTCATCGACTTCTACTACGCACCGCTTCGCACGATCTGGGATTCGAGTGCAGCGCAGTCGGAAGGTTCCAGCGATCTCGATCTGTTCCTGCACAAGAAGCAGATGGTGCTCTTCGGCGCGCCCGGTACCGGCAAGACCTATCGAACCCGACAACTTGCCGACCAGGTAATACGACGGGCTGCACTGAAGAAGTGGGGTGCGGCCAAGTTTTTCACCGACCAAGACCAGCTTGACGAGCGCGTTGCCGCCAACATTCATTGGGTACAACTACACCCAGGGTATGGATACGAGGACTTCATCCGCGGTCTTCGACTTGCCAAGGATGGGCGTACGGTTTTCGTCGAGGGATTGCTCCCACGCCTAATCGCGAAAATGGCGACAGTACCTGAACCGGAACGGCTTCCGGTTGTTCTGGTGCTGGACGAGATCAACCGATGTGACGTCAGCAGGTTGTTCGGCGAGGCGTTCAGCCTCTTGGAGAATCGTGGTTCATCAGTGCTGTTACCGGGCATCGATGAGGACGCCGAACCCGTCAAACTTGCGCTGCCCGAAGACCTCTACGTCATCGGGACGATGAACCTGATTGATCAATCCGTCGAAGAGCTCGACTTCGCCTTGCGGCGGAGGTTCTTCTGGAGGCCTGTCACATTCGATTCCACCGCAATTCTCACCGTCAATGAACAGCGGTGGTCTAACCAGCTCCCGAAGAAATGGGGATGGGATAGAGCAGCGGAGGATATGGCCAAGCTGGCCCGCCACGCAGAACTCTTGAATAAGGCGATCAGTGCTTCCCCGCATCTCGGGCCGCAGTATGAGCTCGGGCAGTCATACTTCTTCGACACCGCCTTCTTCGTGAAGAACTGGCTGGCCGGCCGCAAGTCACTGACCGGCGGTGTGCTGTGGACAAAGGCAGGAGTCCCACGGCCACCGTTGACGGATTTGTGGCGTTACTCGTTGGAGCCGTTGGTCATGCAGTATCTGGCCGGTCTGGATATCGATGTCGCGACCGCCGAATGCGAACGGTTGAAGGCTGTGCTGCTGACCGGCAAAGAAGCATGA
- a CDS encoding IS3 family transposase (programmed frameshift): MARKNYPDEFKRDAVALYRDTEGATITQIAEELGISGVTLSAWCKAAGVPIRHRNPSAADGPVAGAETPEQELARLRAENKALRATEARLSTERDILRSAAKYFGRGDELVSRFQFVADHSDTYPVKWLCAVVEIARSSFYAWLAGADGRAARAAADQALAARIRTVHDEDNTYGAPRITAELNDGAPEQERVNHKRVARVMRDAGIAGYRRRRRVKTTVADPATRKVPDLLGRDFTAAAANEKYVGDITYLPLATGANLYLATVIDCFSGRVAGWAIADHMRTELVEDALKAAEALRGSLAGAVFHSDHGSQYTSQDFAALCADLRVVQSMGGVGSSADNALAESFNASLKREILQDRSQWLDAASCRREVFRWLVRYNLRRRHSRCAYSSPATYERVRETATLPEAA; encoded by the exons ATGGCAAGGAAGAATTACCCGGACGAGTTCAAGCGGGATGCGGTGGCGCTGTACCGAGATACCGAGGGCGCCACGATTACCCAGATCGCCGAGGAGCTCGGCATCAGTGGGGTGACGCTCTCAGCCTGGTGCAAGGCCGCGGGAGTGCCGATCAGGCATCGCAACCCCAGTGCGGCCGATGGGCCGGTGGCGGGCGCAGAGACCCCGGAGCAGGAGTTGGCCCGGCTGCGGGCTGAGAACAAGGCGTTACGCGCCACCGAGGCTCGGCTGTCGACCGAGCGCGACATTCTGCGGTCGGCGGCCAAATATTTCG GCCGGGGAGACGAACTGGTGAGCCGCTTTCAGTTCGTCGCCGACCACTCCGACACCTACCCGGTGAAGTGGCTGTGCGCGGTCGTGGAGATCGCGCGTTCCTCGTTCTACGCCTGGCTGGCCGGCGCTGACGGGCGCGCCGCCCGTGCTGCTGCTGACCAGGCGCTGGCCGCGCGGATCCGCACCGTCCACGACGAGGACAACACCTACGGGGCGCCGCGGATCACCGCTGAACTCAACGACGGTGCCCCCGAGCAGGAGCGGGTCAACCACAAACGGGTGGCCCGGGTGATGCGCGATGCCGGCATCGCCGGTTACCGCCGTCGACGACGGGTCAAGACCACGGTGGCTGATCCGGCCACGCGGAAGGTCCCGGATCTGCTGGGCCGGGATTTCACCGCCGCGGCGGCCAACGAGAAGTATGTCGGCGACATCACCTACCTGCCGTTGGCGACCGGTGCGAATCTGTATCTGGCGACGGTGATCGACTGCTTCTCCGGGCGGGTGGCGGGGTGGGCGATCGCCGATCATATGCGCACCGAACTGGTCGAAGATGCCCTCAAAGCCGCCGAGGCGCTGCGTGGATCACTGGCGGGTGCTGTGTTTCATTCAGATCACGGAAGTCAGTACACCTCACAGGATTTCGCGGCACTCTGCGCAGATCTGCGCGTCGTCCAGTCTATGGGTGGGGTGGGGTCAAGTGCTGATAACGCGCTCGCCGAATCGTTCAACGCCTCCCTCAAACGCGAAATCCTGCAGGACCGCAGCCAGTGGCTCGACGCCGCCAGCTGCCGCCGTGAAGTGTTCCGCTGGCTGGTCCGCTACAACCTGAGGCGACGGCACTCCCGCTGCGCTTATTCCAGTCCCGCCACCTACGAACGCGTCCGCGAAACCGCTACGCTGCCAGAAGCGGCGTAA
- a CDS encoding 5-methylcytosine restriction system specificity protein McrC: protein MGRRADDEDDAALSRDTDGTWWTGRYIGELRFEDRELRIEPRLGIDVIGAWLAHALNVTAVPNTATKATDGPLIVQIIDRVWSSAVADAARHGTPRLRRATHHDHAFIRGRLDIAGTVRHRAAGRPLVTMVRNERDLHNPVSRVLVLADRVLRSLLPGKPTWRPALTETVLGQLRGAVGSHPQLPDRLELRGVRYTPISRRYQRVTQLSYEIARRQGHFTSATGSDVSGVLIDVAELWELFLVHCARTAFGPSRVEHGTAEREGGFLLQSSMGAASLGRLKPDILIRDADGRLRAVIDAKYKRLRSWAGSPSGVDRGDLYQLAAYLVGHDVPLGVLAYPPSDGDEAVAHSAGPWLTRDGRTVRFERIPVTVAEAAHELNGVLVG, encoded by the coding sequence ATGGGACGACGTGCCGACGACGAAGACGACGCCGCCCTCTCGCGCGACACAGACGGAACCTGGTGGACAGGGCGCTATATCGGCGAGCTTCGGTTCGAAGACCGCGAACTGCGGATCGAGCCACGGCTCGGCATCGATGTGATTGGGGCGTGGCTCGCTCATGCGCTCAACGTGACTGCCGTGCCCAACACTGCGACGAAAGCCACCGATGGTCCGCTCATCGTTCAGATCATCGACAGAGTTTGGTCGTCGGCGGTCGCCGACGCTGCACGGCACGGGACACCCCGACTGCGACGTGCCACCCATCACGACCACGCGTTCATTCGTGGTCGTCTCGACATTGCCGGTACCGTTCGGCATCGTGCGGCAGGCCGGCCATTGGTGACGATGGTGCGCAACGAGCGCGATCTACATAATCCGGTGTCCCGGGTGTTGGTGCTGGCTGACCGGGTTCTGCGGTCGCTGCTGCCCGGGAAGCCGACGTGGCGTCCCGCACTGACCGAGACGGTTCTCGGGCAACTCCGTGGGGCCGTCGGCTCTCATCCTCAATTGCCGGATCGTCTGGAACTTCGGGGAGTCCGGTACACCCCGATCAGCCGCCGCTATCAGCGAGTCACCCAGCTCTCCTACGAGATCGCCCGCCGCCAAGGCCATTTCACCTCGGCGACCGGCTCCGACGTATCCGGTGTCTTGATCGACGTTGCGGAGCTGTGGGAGCTGTTCCTCGTGCACTGCGCTCGAACTGCGTTCGGACCAAGTCGCGTCGAACACGGTACCGCGGAGCGTGAAGGCGGGTTTCTGCTGCAATCAAGCATGGGCGCAGCGTCTTTGGGTCGACTCAAACCTGACATCCTGATCAGAGACGCTGATGGCAGACTACGCGCGGTGATCGACGCCAAGTACAAGCGTCTGCGGTCTTGGGCAGGTAGTCCGAGCGGCGTCGATCGGGGCGACCTCTATCAGCTCGCGGCGTATCTTGTGGGCCACGACGTGCCGCTCGGTGTCCTGGCCTACCCGCCGAGTGACGGCGACGAAGCCGTGGCACACAGTGCCGGCCCGTGGCTGACACGGGACGGTCGAACGGTCCGGTTCGAGCGGATCCCTGTCACTGTCGCGGAAGCGGCCCATGAACTCAATGGCGTGTTAGTCGGCTAG
- a CDS encoding DUF2510 domain-containing protein — MQPYQLWSQQRGTWCDYDIVGEKSYGAAIYELLPSDWSPSGTEVRRTFELIPEPHNPHDPWAISVRADGRTVGYLPREDCRQWANVVRRVIASGYVPVVPGRVYAFDAVDWDNWDGDGDPPKEFAAKIQLKLGEPHTALPINDPPSGAYTLIPRSTIVQVTKEEDHSDALLRFVPASGYGMLFVTLHESASGRGSSGKSIVEVRIDDERIGQLTPQMSQRFLPMIRHLQSRGLLTACWGDITGSTVAAEVRIDGVKANEADAAVLDGEAVTVPKLVATQDDPLRYDMSVGVAGTVEPTARHSYNDGDRDQSSHSPVAPPRPPAAWYDDPRDPRMFRYWDGIRWTEHVAPKIT; from the coding sequence GTGCAACCATACCAACTCTGGAGCCAGCAGCGCGGCACGTGGTGTGACTATGACATTGTTGGCGAAAAATCCTATGGAGCAGCGATTTATGAGTTGTTGCCATCAGACTGGTCGCCGAGCGGCACGGAGGTCCGGCGAACCTTCGAACTGATCCCAGAACCCCATAACCCACATGATCCGTGGGCGATCTCTGTGCGTGCAGATGGCAGAACGGTGGGCTATCTACCGCGAGAGGATTGTCGGCAGTGGGCCAATGTGGTTCGGCGCGTTATCGCGTCGGGATACGTCCCCGTAGTCCCCGGACGTGTGTATGCGTTTGACGCCGTTGACTGGGACAACTGGGATGGCGATGGCGACCCACCGAAGGAGTTCGCTGCGAAGATCCAACTGAAGCTGGGGGAACCCCATACCGCGTTGCCGATCAACGACCCACCGAGCGGTGCGTACACGTTGATACCTCGATCGACGATCGTCCAGGTGACGAAGGAAGAAGACCATAGCGACGCGCTGTTGAGATTTGTGCCGGCCAGTGGCTACGGGATGCTGTTCGTCACTCTCCATGAATCCGCATCCGGACGCGGATCCTCGGGCAAGTCGATCGTGGAAGTCCGAATCGACGATGAACGCATCGGACAATTGACACCACAAATGAGCCAGCGCTTCTTGCCGATGATTCGTCACCTTCAATCGCGAGGGCTTCTCACGGCGTGCTGGGGTGATATTACGGGATCGACTGTCGCTGCCGAAGTGAGGATTGACGGTGTGAAGGCGAACGAAGCCGACGCCGCGGTGCTTGACGGTGAAGCTGTGACGGTTCCCAAGCTCGTGGCAACGCAAGATGATCCATTGCGGTACGACATGTCTGTCGGGGTTGCCGGAACGGTCGAACCTACGGCGCGTCATTCCTATAACGACGGGGATCGTGATCAGTCGTCGCATTCCCCCGTTGCGCCTCCGCGGCCGCCTGCGGCGTGGTACGACGACCCTCGCGATCCGCGGATGTTTCGGTACTGGGACGGCATTAGGTGGACCGAGCACGTCGCGCCCAAGATCACGTAG
- a CDS encoding type 1 glutamine amidotransferase family protein, with product MASDLEPSSPKPSDSSGELPAVVPHEGEVAVSVQPEGLLVAGDPSEIEAYVERVRGVAGRAIGVMGVDKTTLGNATGLAAGAASFLGQSAKFVQLHPESLKAIQKDQLIKGTGGFYRMMTRGADKKFVSQLQWKPVNLTPVRMMSLQMVAVQMALKSAIAEVEESVQRVEGKVEEVLRLAHANRSGDVLGDRVTIDRMAAYLDRHGSFSDADWDSIAGIGPALNRTVEQLRHHADRTLQSFDPTKPIQDRADFIVKAVDNNQLGETLSLLVVSQESLFKWQRLRLARVEATQPEHVQQVLDDARDLLARQLVEDDALFQRAKGILDAVAKTEAIDGFRFWSVQGLQRSLPMLRADLDRFGKARRAHMQEWQEFKAPTARDAANAAVERVSDTATVALGVASDTATMALGAASEGIDKLGGLLGRARGKSKVWRREKPNADDD from the coding sequence ATGGCAAGCGATCTTGAACCGTCGAGCCCGAAGCCGTCCGACTCTTCTGGCGAGCTTCCCGCAGTAGTGCCACACGAAGGAGAGGTGGCCGTTTCCGTCCAGCCGGAGGGACTGCTCGTTGCGGGCGATCCGTCGGAGATCGAAGCCTACGTAGAACGCGTACGCGGTGTCGCGGGGCGTGCAATCGGAGTCATGGGAGTAGACAAAACGACCCTCGGCAACGCAACTGGTCTGGCCGCTGGCGCAGCATCGTTTCTCGGGCAGTCGGCGAAGTTTGTGCAGCTGCACCCCGAGAGCCTCAAGGCGATTCAGAAAGATCAGCTGATCAAAGGCACAGGCGGCTTCTACCGGATGATGACGCGCGGTGCGGACAAGAAGTTCGTCAGCCAGCTGCAGTGGAAGCCTGTCAACCTCACGCCGGTGCGGATGATGTCGCTCCAGATGGTTGCGGTGCAGATGGCCCTGAAGTCGGCGATCGCGGAGGTCGAAGAGTCCGTGCAGCGCGTCGAGGGCAAGGTCGAGGAGGTGCTGCGCCTCGCCCACGCAAACCGGTCCGGTGACGTGCTGGGTGATCGCGTGACCATCGACCGGATGGCCGCATACCTCGATCGGCACGGATCTTTCTCGGATGCCGACTGGGATTCGATTGCCGGCATCGGGCCTGCACTCAACCGCACCGTGGAGCAGCTCCGCCATCACGCCGATCGGACATTGCAAAGCTTCGACCCCACGAAGCCGATTCAGGATCGCGCAGACTTCATCGTCAAAGCCGTCGACAACAACCAGCTCGGCGAGACGCTGAGCCTGCTGGTGGTTTCTCAAGAGTCGTTGTTCAAGTGGCAGCGACTGCGGCTGGCCCGGGTCGAAGCGACCCAACCCGAACACGTGCAACAGGTGCTCGACGACGCCCGCGACTTGCTCGCCCGCCAACTGGTCGAAGACGATGCGTTGTTCCAACGTGCCAAAGGAATTTTGGACGCCGTCGCGAAGACGGAGGCCATCGACGGCTTTCGGTTCTGGTCGGTGCAGGGACTACAACGGAGTCTTCCCATGCTGCGCGCCGACCTCGACCGGTTCGGCAAGGCGCGGCGCGCGCACATGCAGGAGTGGCAGGAGTTCAAAGCCCCCACTGCACGCGACGCCGCGAACGCGGCAGTGGAGCGGGTAAGCGACACCGCCACCGTCGCCCTCGGGGTTGCTAGTGACACTGCCACTATGGCGCTCGGAGCCGCGAGTGAAGGTATCGACAAGCTCGGCGGACTTCTCGGAAGGGCCAGGGGCAAGAGCAAAGTGTGGCGGCGGGAAAAACCGAACGCCGACGATGACTAG
- a CDS encoding PDDEXK family nuclease, translating into MPKLVSKEDRLERLVAKTRKRIDDNPQATRSLSQSPDSKLGTLVREAGYERSSAKLLQTLEQRLMDCGIATYPELTDPSNTSATRIHFFDRSAPVPGYQLPRHLFDEEKQLSRFLFMNKDVLPYCKKNNLQIRGPEVRIAGDCRIDLLAVDKKSDELVGFELKAGNADQGVVAQSAKYMKALLAQAKSEGRPGARLLIVTGQPDERLAELVQDVAKKYGVETSWLLYSVTIDLTEIK; encoded by the coding sequence ATGCCGAAACTGGTCAGCAAGGAAGATCGTCTTGAGCGGCTGGTCGCCAAAACGCGCAAGCGCATCGACGACAATCCCCAGGCCACACGGTCACTCTCGCAAAGCCCCGACAGCAAGCTTGGAACGCTCGTACGGGAAGCCGGTTACGAGCGCAGCTCGGCCAAGCTGCTGCAGACGTTGGAGCAGCGCCTGATGGACTGCGGAATCGCGACCTACCCTGAGCTCACCGATCCTAGCAATACCTCGGCGACCAGGATCCACTTCTTTGACCGCAGCGCGCCAGTTCCGGGGTACCAGCTGCCACGGCATCTATTCGATGAGGAGAAGCAGTTGTCGCGCTTCCTCTTCATGAACAAGGACGTGCTGCCGTATTGCAAGAAGAACAACCTCCAGATCCGCGGCCCAGAGGTACGCATCGCGGGTGACTGCCGTATCGACCTCCTTGCGGTGGACAAAAAGTCCGACGAGCTTGTCGGGTTTGAGCTCAAGGCAGGCAACGCCGACCAAGGGGTCGTTGCGCAATCGGCCAAATACATGAAAGCGCTTTTGGCGCAGGCGAAGAGCGAAGGCCGACCAGGTGCTCGGCTGTTAATTGTCACTGGCCAACCTGATGAGCGTCTCGCCGAGCTGGTCCAGGATGTTGCCAAGAAGTATGGTGTGGAAACCAGCTGGTTACTGTACAGCGTGACGATCGACCTTACCGAGATCAAGTGA
- a CDS encoding SIR2 family NAD-dependent protein deacylase, translating into MGGHLFIINGDLTKVACDAVLLPTDGRPKIERAWASLIEGRDHEIPKSLASCSVHPLEAKRGQPQIWLGNVGHVGETSKFSAFAPTVREFVVRASGELKSLDDSDRIYQWPKKRLAVNLVGSGRGGGSRKKGHLVLGLVETLTSLADEFDVDIVLVTFGTKPYAAAQRARRALISTKNLSNTWKFAKKANPELIQQARKLADEAIKHQLVLFIGAGVSAGAGLPDWKGLLDNGAKASGFDDHTRERLSRRDLRDQATLIERELERKGGCLKEMIATDLRKFQRYSLVHGLLASLPSKEAVTTNFDNLFESASRLRGRDISVLPNNPRDTDGHWLLKLHGSIDEPAKMILTRADYLSMPRQYGALMGLVQGLLLMRRMVFVGYSLGDEDFHELIDEVRAARGDSSPEVGKGIALTLRNDKLDKQLWETDLDIVPMMMGANVDIPKAARQLELFLDLVGYLSTTAAAYFLDEDYDDLSESEQELRDTLRDLAKRTATSDLDSVGHLVKEFLEGLGA; encoded by the coding sequence ATGGGCGGTCATCTCTTCATCATCAACGGCGACCTCACCAAGGTCGCATGCGATGCAGTCCTACTCCCAACGGATGGTCGACCAAAGATCGAGCGTGCCTGGGCCTCGCTCATCGAGGGCCGCGACCACGAAATCCCTAAGTCTCTGGCTTCCTGCAGCGTTCACCCGTTGGAAGCAAAGCGTGGACAGCCGCAGATATGGCTCGGCAACGTCGGCCACGTGGGCGAAACATCGAAGTTCTCCGCGTTTGCCCCGACGGTGCGCGAGTTCGTCGTTCGAGCCTCCGGCGAACTCAAATCCCTTGATGACAGCGACCGTATCTACCAATGGCCAAAGAAGCGGCTGGCCGTCAACCTGGTTGGCTCCGGTCGCGGCGGCGGCTCAAGAAAAAAGGGCCACCTCGTTCTGGGGCTTGTCGAAACGCTCACCTCCCTCGCTGACGAGTTCGATGTCGACATCGTTCTCGTTACATTCGGCACAAAGCCATACGCCGCCGCACAACGAGCACGGCGGGCACTGATCAGCACCAAGAACCTTTCCAACACATGGAAGTTCGCGAAAAAGGCAAACCCAGAACTCATTCAGCAAGCACGCAAACTCGCCGACGAAGCCATCAAGCACCAACTTGTCCTGTTCATCGGCGCAGGAGTCAGCGCGGGCGCCGGTCTACCCGACTGGAAAGGTCTTCTCGACAACGGCGCAAAGGCGTCAGGCTTCGACGACCACACACGAGAGCGGCTGTCCAGAAGAGATTTACGTGACCAAGCGACCCTCATCGAACGCGAGCTCGAGCGCAAAGGTGGATGCCTCAAAGAGATGATTGCAACGGACCTACGCAAGTTCCAGCGATATTCCCTGGTGCACGGGCTATTGGCATCACTACCAAGCAAGGAAGCGGTGACCACCAACTTTGACAATCTCTTCGAGTCGGCATCCAGACTTCGCGGTCGCGACATCTCTGTCCTACCAAACAATCCCCGCGATACCGATGGTCACTGGCTATTGAAGCTACACGGCAGCATCGACGAGCCCGCGAAAATGATCCTCACACGTGCAGACTATCTGAGCATGCCCCGCCAGTACGGTGCGCTGATGGGACTTGTTCAGGGCCTGCTGCTGATGCGACGCATGGTCTTTGTTGGCTATTCCTTGGGAGACGAGGACTTTCACGAACTCATTGACGAAGTACGGGCAGCAAGGGGCGATAGCTCCCCCGAGGTCGGCAAAGGAATCGCTCTCACACTGCGAAATGACAAGCTCGACAAACAGCTATGGGAGACCGACCTCGACATCGTGCCCATGATGATGGGCGCCAACGTCGACATACCGAAGGCAGCAAGGCAACTCGAACTGTTCCTCGATCTTGTCGGCTACCTCTCCACCACGGCAGCAGCCTACTTCCTTGACGAGGACTACGACGACCTCTCGGAGAGTGAGCAGGAGTTACGTGACACCCTGCGCGACTTGGCAAAGCGCACGGCTACGAGCGACCTCGACAGCGTCGGTCACCTGGTCAAGGAGTTCCTCGAGGGACTTGGCGCATAG
- a CDS encoding DUF4268 domain-containing protein: protein MTVVPPRQVWPHEAHNFTPWLLQNVDVLSDLLGMDLELEVAEHPVGDFSLDLIGRDLSDDSVVIVENQLESSDHTHLGQILTYAAGTQPKTIVWVATRFRSEHRAALDWLNEHTDPDTRFFGVEIEVVKIGDSAPAPNFVLAAQPNDWGKQVKTANATAGTSEKSQHYWNFWDRFLTTLGERQPAWTSRRTPSRDNFYDLATGTGGVVFAIVFANDGLRVQLNFNGHADLNLARFLALQEKKDQFEQALGESAEWDEKPGMKSTAIYVRSPFTDVADEQQWGAMIDWVIDQLTRFRRAIEAVGGLSSLTIRLPRDGHAQ from the coding sequence TTGACTGTCGTCCCGCCGAGGCAGGTCTGGCCGCATGAGGCTCATAACTTCACGCCGTGGTTGCTGCAGAACGTCGATGTTCTCAGCGACCTCCTCGGCATGGACTTGGAGCTCGAAGTCGCCGAGCATCCGGTCGGCGACTTCTCCCTGGATCTCATCGGCCGGGATCTGTCCGATGACAGCGTGGTCATCGTCGAGAATCAACTGGAAAGCTCCGATCACACGCACCTCGGCCAGATCCTCACCTACGCCGCCGGCACCCAGCCCAAGACGATCGTGTGGGTCGCCACTCGGTTTCGGTCCGAGCACCGCGCGGCCCTGGATTGGCTCAACGAGCACACCGATCCCGACACGCGATTCTTCGGCGTCGAGATCGAGGTCGTCAAGATCGGTGATTCCGCCCCCGCACCCAATTTCGTTCTGGCAGCGCAACCCAACGACTGGGGCAAGCAAGTTAAGACCGCCAATGCAACAGCGGGAACTAGCGAGAAATCACAGCACTATTGGAATTTCTGGGACAGGTTTCTCACCACACTTGGTGAACGCCAGCCCGCGTGGACCAGCCGCAGAACGCCGAGCCGCGACAACTTCTATGATCTCGCCACCGGGACTGGTGGAGTCGTCTTCGCGATTGTCTTCGCCAATGATGGGCTGCGCGTGCAGCTGAACTTCAACGGGCACGCCGATCTCAATCTAGCTCGTTTCTTGGCCTTACAGGAGAAGAAGGACCAGTTCGAGCAGGCACTCGGCGAGTCGGCCGAGTGGGATGAGAAGCCCGGAATGAAGTCCACCGCAATCTATGTGAGATCGCCGTTCACCGATGTCGCCGACGAGCAGCAGTGGGGCGCCATGATCGATTGGGTCATTGATCAACTGACACGATTCCGTCGGGCCATCGAGGCAGTCGGCGGGCTCAGCTCGTTGACGATCCGCCTACCACGCGACGGGCACGCTCAATAA
- a CDS encoding nucleoside triphosphate pyrophosphohydrolase yields MTDGKLVRDLIPDLIRKSGRSVEVRRLAGDELVQALVDKLCEEAQEAAGVVTDRERLIDELADISDVLSALLKSRGIDEQEVADAARAKALERGAFESGTWVVSAVPQAVRRYTAKNVQGQRNRWIPERWVGVFAGHEEAHADLAAHVQQAGGIARSFLHAQSQRDPVDLFLMTMAWGYQPKDYGPQRTAAVLGREGAADSIAAIVELTRNKGAAAGWNALLNTHKITGFGMSFGTKLLYYAGYTTEQRPRPLVLDERVRAALAVTAPGTVPATGLVRKADYLRYLELAEQWADDPLWQQEPDVVEYALFAHGGKEG; encoded by the coding sequence ATGACTGACGGCAAGCTGGTCCGTGACCTGATTCCGGACCTCATTCGGAAATCGGGTCGCTCGGTTGAGGTGCGCCGGCTGGCCGGCGACGAGTTGGTCCAGGCGCTGGTCGACAAGCTCTGCGAAGAGGCACAAGAAGCCGCCGGCGTGGTCACCGACCGGGAGAGGCTGATCGACGAGCTGGCCGACATCTCTGATGTTCTGTCCGCACTGTTGAAATCCAGGGGAATCGATGAACAGGAAGTCGCGGACGCGGCGCGGGCGAAGGCGTTGGAGCGTGGTGCGTTTGAGTCGGGCACGTGGGTGGTCAGTGCGGTTCCGCAAGCGGTCCGGCGATACACCGCGAAGAACGTGCAGGGCCAACGCAACCGGTGGATCCCCGAGCGGTGGGTCGGCGTCTTCGCCGGGCACGAAGAAGCGCACGCCGACTTGGCGGCACATGTGCAGCAGGCTGGTGGCATCGCCCGCAGCTTCCTGCACGCCCAATCCCAGCGGGATCCCGTCGACCTGTTCTTGATGACGATGGCGTGGGGATATCAGCCGAAAGACTATGGCCCACAACGCACCGCGGCCGTGTTGGGACGTGAGGGTGCGGCGGACAGCATCGCGGCGATCGTCGAGCTGACGCGAAACAAAGGCGCCGCAGCCGGGTGGAATGCGTTACTGAACACTCACAAGATCACCGGATTCGGCATGTCGTTCGGAACCAAGCTGCTTTATTACGCCGGATACACCACCGAGCAGCGGCCCCGTCCGCTGGTGCTCGACGAGCGGGTCCGCGCTGCCCTGGCCGTTACCGCCCCCGGTACCGTGCCGGCCACCGGACTCGTACGCAAAGCTGACTACCTGCGTTATCTCGAACTGGCGGAACAGTGGGCCGACGATCCACTGTGGCAACAAGAACCGGATGTGGTCGAGTACGCGCTGTTCGCACATGGAGGCAAAGAAGGATGA